A genomic region of Cyprinus carpio isolate SPL01 chromosome B11, ASM1834038v1, whole genome shotgun sequence contains the following coding sequences:
- the LOC109080148 gene encoding small glutamine-rich tetratricopeptide repeat-containing protein alpha-like has product MAETKHLAFSIIQFLHDQLSSGSLSSDAQESLEVAIQCLETAFGVSVEDQSLAVSQSLPEIFASAIKQTPQVKTNSSSGSPSEEQLAEAERLKTDGNDQMKVENFSAAVEFYSKAIQLNPQNAVYYCNRAAAYSKLGNYAGAVQDCERAIGIDPNYSKAYGRMGLALASLNKYSEAVSYYKKALELDPDNDTYKANLQIAEQKMKEGQPSPVGGLGGVDLAGLLSNPGFMNMASNLMNNPQVQQMMSGMMSGAYGPMGGATSPGAGAAAGAGAGSAGAGANDLSSLIQAGQQFAQQMQQQNPELIEQLRSQIRSRPPSSAGNDEH; this is encoded by the exons ATGGCAGAAACCAAGCATCTTGCATTCTCCATCATTCAGTTTCTCCATGATCAGCTGTCTTCTGGGAGTCTGTCATCAGATGCTCAAGAAAGCTTAGAAG TTGCCATCCAGTGCCTGGAGACGGCATTTGGTGTCTCTGTAGAGGACCAGAGTCTAGCAGTCAGTCAGTCTCTGCCAGAGATATTTGCCTCTGCAATCAAACAG ACACCTCAAGTTAAGACCAATTCATCCAGTGGTTCACCTTCAGAGGAGCAGTTAGCAGAGGCAGAGCGTCTTAAAACAGACG GTAACGATCAGATGAAGGTAGAGAACTTTAGTGCAGCTGTTGAGTTCTACTCTAAAGCCATCCAGCTTAATCCTCAAAATGCTGTCTACTATTGCAACAG aGCTGCAGCCTACAGCAAACTGGGGAACTATGCTGGAGCCGTTCAAGACTGTGAACGAGCCATTGGAATCGATCCAAACTACAGTAAAGCATATGGGCGGATGGG GCTTGCTCTTGCAAGTTTGAACAAATACTCAGAGGCTGTGAGCTACTACAAGAAAGCGCTGGAGCTGGACCCTGACAACGACACGTACAAAGCCAACCTGCAAATAGCAGAACAGAAGATGAAGGAGGGACAGCCCAGCCCA GTAGGGGGTTTGGGTGGAGTCGACCTGGCCGGTCTGCTGAGTAACCCTGGTTTCATGAACATG GCATCTAATTTAATGAACAACCCGCAAGTGCAGCAAAT GATGTCAGGTATGATGTCTGGTGCTTACGGTCCTATGGGAGGAGCCACCTCACCAGGAgcaggagcagcagcaggagcTGGAGCAGGAAGTGCAGGTGCTGGTGCCAATGATCTCTCCAGCCTTATACAGGC TGGTCAGCAGTTTGCACAGCAAATGCAGCAGCAGAACCCTGAGCTTATAGAGCAGCTGAGGAGTCAAATACGCAGTCGACCTCCCAGTAGTGCTGGCAATGACGAACACTGA
- the LOC109080133 gene encoding zinc transporter ZIP3, whose product MLLSVRAKVDSVLETLKPTNHYPLAETMMMIGFFLTVFVEQAVLTFRKEKPSFIDLETFNAGVSAAGSDSENDAPFIAPARGSRDHQYHSHHHGHFHPTELTHAGPLRLASLVLALSAHSVFEGLALGLQKEGAELGTLFIGVAIHETLAALALGASPRDAGKLAVTVSLMIPLGIGIGMGIQTVQHLAESILSVVLQGLAASTFLFVTFFEILSRELEDKHDRLLKVLFLALGYSVLAGLIFTTL is encoded by the exons ATGCTTCTTTCAGTTAGAGCAAAG GTTGACAGTGTTCTGGAAACGTTAAAACCCACCAATCACTACCCTCTGGCAGAGACGATGATGATGATTGGGTTTTTCCTCACAGTATTTGTGGAACAGGCCGTGCTTACTTTCCGCAAGGAGAAGCCCTCGTTTATCGACCTGGAGACGTTTAATGCTGGTGTCTCGGCAGCGGGGAGTGACTCTGAGAATGATGCTCCATTCATCGCTCCCGCCCGAGGTTCCAGAGACCACCAGTACCATTCCCATCACCACGGACACTTCCACCCTACAGAGCTGACACATGCTGGGCCGTTGAGATTAGCTAGCCTGGTGCTAGCGCTGTCCGCTCACTCTGTCTTTGAGGGTCTCGCTTTGGGCCTTCAGAAAGAGGGGGCTGAACTCGGAACGCTCTTCATTGGGGTGGCCATCCACGAGACGCTGGCAGCCTTGGCTCTGGGGGCATCTCCACGGGATGCCGGTAAACTGGCCGTAACAGTGAGCCTAATGATTCCTCTGGGCATCGGGATTGGAATGGGTATTCAGACGGTCCAGCACCTGGCGGAAAGTATTTTATCTGTAGTGCTCCAGGGCCTGGCAGCCAGCACGTTCCTCTTCGTCACGTTCTTTGAGATCCTCTCTCGAGAGCTGGAGGATAAGCACGACAGGCTACTGAAGGTGCTGTTTCTTGCACTGGGCTACAGTGTACTAGCAGGGCTCATCTTCACCACATTGTAA
- the slc1a8a gene encoding excitatory amino acid transporter 5, with product MEELLIPTDAEEAPPEPAVFFSPAGPAKTPLERMKDFMASTFSVGVREYVKDYMRQNGLLTLSVLAVITGCVLGFMLRGLDLSTQAKIYFSFPGELLMRILKMLILPLITSSLMSGLSSMESKACCRMGVLTVTYYLWTTFIAVVVGIVLVLIIKPGYGTHMESSRLGGGQVITSADALLDLVRNMIPSNLIEATFQQYKTDIIPIMKTPVSTGRPNFVYLMPDEDNPKGRTVQLELTPPPEFEYKTRPDSSPQMNVLGIVIFSATMGLLLGKMGERGAPLVNVCQCINECVMKIINAAVWYFPFGIIFLVAGKILDMSDPSTLGKKLGWYGMTVMAGLFVHGLILLPFFYFILTWKNPFTYIRGLLQAMVIALATSSSSATLPITMKCLLENCRVDRQIARFVLPVGATINMDGTALYEAVAAIFIAQVNEYELDFGQLVTISITATAASIGAAGIPQAGLVTMVIVLTSVGLPADDITLIVAIDWILDRFRTMINVLGDALAAGIIGHLCQKDFPPDRAAKANGAAQDNQTAQNMENVPLTEVPLLAGKDCIFEVVGDTVIERPTVYYNICQV from the exons ATGGAGGAGCTACTGATACCCACAGATGCTGAGGAGGCACCTCCCGAGCCTGCCGTCTTCTTCTCTCCGGCGGGACCTGCTAAAACCCCGCTGGAGAGAATGAAGGACTTCATGGCAAGCACGTTCTCGGTCGGTGTCAGAGAGTATGTGAAGGACTACATGAGGCAAAACGGGCTGCTGACGCTCTCGGTTCTAGCCGTGATCACAGGATGCGTTCTGGGCTTCATGCTGAGGGGTCTAGACCTCTCCACACAG GCAAAAATCTATTTCTCCTTCCCTGGTGAGCTGCTCATGCGGATACTTAAAATGTTGATTCTTCCCCTAATTACCTCCAG TTTAATGTCTGGACTGTCATCTATGGAGTCGAAGGCCTGCTGCAGGATGGGGGTGCTAACGGTCACTTACTACCTTTGGACCACGTTCATCGCAGTAGTGGTTGGCATTGTACTCGTTCTCATCATCAAACCTGGCTATGGGACACACATGGAGAGCAGCAGACTGGGAGGTGGACAAGTCATAACATCTGCAGATGCCCTGCTGGATCTGGTCAG GAATATGATCCCCTCCAATCTCATTGAAGCCACATTTCAGCAG TACAAGACAGACATTATTCCAATCATGAAAACACCAGTAAGCACAGGACGCCCAAATTTTGTCTACCTGATGCCTGATGAAGACAATCCAAAGGGTCGGACGGTGCAGTTGGAACTAACGCCACCTCCAGAATTCGAGTACAAGACCCGTCCAGACAGCAGTCCTCAGATGAACGTACTCGGCATTGTTATTTTCTCAGCCACGATGG GTCTCTTGCTTGGTAAAATGGGCGAACGGGGAGCTCCTCTGGTGAATGTTTGCCAGTGCATCAATGAGTGTGTGATGAAGATTATTAATGCGGCTGTATG GTATTTTCCCTTTGGGATCATCTTCCTAGTGGCTGGCAAAATCCTGGACATGAGTGATCCCTCCACACTTGGGAAGAAGCTGGGCTGGTATGGGATGACGGTCATGGCAGGCCTGTTTGTGCACGGCCTCATCTTGCTTCCATTCTTCTATTTCATTCTGACATGGAAAAATCCTTTCACATACATCAGAGGGCTTCTGCAAGCCATGGTCATCGCTCTCGCCACATCATCCAG TTCAGCAACGCTGCCCATTACAATGAAATGTTTGCTGGAGAACTGCCGAGTGGACAGGCAGATTGCCAGGTTTGTGCTGCCAGTGGGAGCCACCATTAACATGGATGGAACGGCGCTGTATGAAGCAGTCGCTGCTATTTTCATTGCCCAGGTCAATGAGTACGAACTGGATTTCGGACAGTTGGTCACCATAAG TATAACGGCGACCGCTGCCAGCATAGGTGCCGCTGGAATCCCTCAGGCAGGCCTTGTAACCATGGTGATAGTGCTGACATCTGTCGGATTGCCAGCGGATGACATCACGCTGATTGTGGCCATTGATTGGATCTT AGATCGCTTTCGAACAATGATCAACGTGCTGGGAGATGCTCTGGCAGCTGGAATCATTGGACACTTGTGTCAAAAAGACTTCCCACCTGACAGAGCG gcgAAAGCAAATGGAGCTGCACAGGACAACCAGACGGCTCAAAACATGGAGAATGTGCCTTTAACTGAAGTACCGCTGCTGGCCGGGAAGGACTGTATATTCGAGGTGGTTGGGGACACAGTTATTGAACGACCCACAGTCTACTACAATATATGTCAGGTCTGA